The following DNA comes from Leifsonia sp. 1010.
GGAGTCGTCGAAGGAGACGACGCTGACGTCCTCGGGGATGCGCAGCCCGAGATCGTTGGTGGCACGCCAGACGCCCTCGGCCAGCAGGTTGTTGGCGGCGAAGATCGCGGTCGGATGGTCGCGGCGGGCCAGGATGTCGATCGCCGACTTGCGGGCGCCGTCCGCATCCCAGCCGGTGGAGATCACGAGGGACGGATCGGCGGGGATCCCCGACCCCTCCAGCGAGCTGCGGTAACCGGCGGCGCGCTCGCCACCGGTCGTCCACGTCGTCTCGTCGATGAACAGCGCGATGCGGCGGTGACCGAGGTCGATCAGGTGGTCCGTCATCCGCTTCGCCACGCCCGCGTTGTCGATGATGACGGCGTCGCAGCGGCCGGCGGAGAACTGGCGGTCGGCCTCGATGACGGGGATGTGCTGGCGCATCAGGTAATTGGAGACGTCGCCCGAGAGGGGTGTGACGATCACTCCGGCGACGCGCGTCGCCACGAACGCTCGCGCCGCATCCATCTCGGCCTCCGTGGAGCCCTGGTCGTCGACGAGCATCATCGTGTACCCCTCGCGGCGGGCGCGGGCGGCGATGCCCGCGGCGAGATCCGCGTAGAAGGCGTTGCGCAGGTCGGAGACGAGCACGCCGATCGTGCGGCTGTCCTGCTTGCGCAGGCTGCGGGCCATGGCGTGCGGGACGTACCCGAGCGACTCGGCGGCGGCGAGCACCCGCTCGCGGACCCCCGCGGCGACGTAGCCCTCGCCGCTCAGGGCGCGGGAAGTCGTCGACTGCGACACCCCGGCGGCCAGCGCGACATCTTTCAGCGTCGCGCGCCGCTGCGTGCCGTCGGCGTCGTTCTCGATCATCGAACCCTTTCCACGGGCGCCGGAGCGCCGGACGCCCGGCGAATCCACCCTAATGGCCGCCGCGCCGGCCCGCTGCCGTGCCGTCACGGATGCGTCACAGCCCCTGCGAGTGGGCCGCCGATAAGCGTCGCGGAGGGCGCTGGGCCCGGTGACGACCGGTGCAACCGGGTGTACCGTTCGCGTCACACAGGCAGTTCCCCCGCCGGCACCGCCCACATAGCCGAGACGGTCCGCATCCCGAGAGGCCGCCCGTGCCCGGGAATGGGCTGGGCTCCGGTTGCAGGCACGCTCGGGAAGACTTATAGTCGCTGCTATGTGGTAACGATGCCACACACCACGCCGACGGAGGCGGGGGACGGATCGAAAGGGTGGCGATGAAGATCACCGAGCTCGATGGCGCAAGGAAGAGGAGCCGGTGATGGCCGTCCTCTCCGATACGTCGCGCAGCAAGACCCGGACGGGCGACGACAAGCCCGCCAAGAAGAAGCGGGGCACCAAGTACAACAGGCGCGAGGCGATCGCGGGTTACCTCTTCATCAGCCCGTGGATCATCGGCTTCCTCGTGTTTACGCTCGGCGCGATGCTGTACAGCCTCTTCATCTCGTTCAGCAACTACAACCTGGCGACCAACAGCGCGACGCCGGCCGGCTTCGACAACTACTCGGAGCTGTTCAACGACCCCAAGGTCGGCCTCTCGCTCGGCAACACGCTGTTGCCCATGCTGCTGCTGTTCGGCTTCGGCCAGCGGTACTTCATAGAAGGTGTGGCGACACAGGGCCGCAAGGGCTGACCTCATCCCGGACACCGGGCGCGGTTGGACATCGTCCACCGCGCCCGGTAACGTTCAACCCCCCTAGCGACGATTCTCGGATCGAGCCGGCGGGTGGGAGGACCACCTGTTCCGGATTCGAAAGGCCCCTCGTCGTGACATCTCCTTCCCCCTCTCTGTTCGCATCCCGCGACTTCCGTCTGCTGCTCATCGGGCAGACCACCAGCCAGCTCGGCGCCCAGGTCTCGGGTGTCGCCCTGCCGTTGCTCGCCGTGGTGAGCCTCGACGCGACACCGTTCGAAGTGGGGATGCTCGGGGCGGCATCCACCGTGGCGTTCGCCGTGCTCGGGCTCCCCGCCGGCGCGTGGATCGACCGGATGCGTCGGCGGCCGCTCCTCGTCGCCAGCGATCTGGTGCGCGCGGTGCTGCTGGCGACCATCCCCCTGGCGGCGGTTTTCGGACTGCTCACGATGGGTCAGCTGCTCGTCGTGTCGTTGCTGGCCGGTGTCGCTCGCGTGTTCTTCGATGTCGGCTATCGGAGCTATCTGCCGGCCGTGATCGGACGGGAGCGCGTGCTCGCCGGCAACTCCTCTCTCGAGTTCGTGCGCGCCTCCGGGCAGGTCGCCGGGCCCGCCCTCGGCGGAGTGCTGGTGTCGCTGATCGGCGCGGCGACGGTCGTGCTGGTTCAGGCGGGCACGTTCGCGGTGTCCGCGCTGTGCCTTCTCGGCATCCGGGCGCGGGAGGAGGAGCCGACCGCTCCTGAGCACCGTCGCCGGATGCGGACGGAGATCGCGGAGGGTCTCGGCTTCGTGTTCCGCTCGCGCGTGCTGCGATCGACGGCGCTCGCGAGCGCCCTGAGCAACTTCTCGTTCGCGATCGCGTCGGCGGTGAACATCGTGTTCCTGTCCAGGACGCTCGGCCTCTCCCCCGCGCTGATCGGCATCGTCATCGCGGTCGGCTCGGTCACGGTCATGATCGGCGCAGCCTTCACCACGCGCCTGTCGCGGGCGGTCGGGTCGGTGCGCATCGTCTGGCTCTCGCTCGCGGTCACCGCGCCGCTGTCGCTGCTCGGCGCCTTCGCCCAGCCGGGATGGTGGACTCTGCTGATCGTGCTCGGCATCGCGGCCGGCGAATTCGGGCAGATCGTCTACGCGATCACGCAGGTGAGCGTGCGGCAGCAGATCTGCCCCGACCGCGTCCTCGGGCGGGTCAACGCGACCATGCAGGTCGTCGTGATGGGCCTCTTCCCGGTCGGCGCGATCGTCGGCGGCCTGCTGGGCGATGCGATCGGCGCACGCTGGACGCTCATCGTCGCGGGCATGCTCCTCCTCGCGTGCCCCGTCATCCTCTGGACGTCGCTGCGCGGCGTGCGCGAGGTCGCGGACCTGCCCGCCCCCGCGGACGCGTAGCGCGGCCGGCGCGCGCTTCCGCGCTCGGCGCGCGCATCCCGCACTTGTCCGCCCTCGAAGTGCACGTAGGTGCGCTCGACACGCCGCGGGAGGTCGCAACTACGTGCATCTCGACGCCAAGCGGACCGGCGCGAGACGTGTGTGGATGTGTGGAGCGGGACGAGTTACCGCACGCACTCACAGCTCGGCGGGCGCATCCCGCACACGGAAGAACCCGCGAAGTGCACGTAGGTGCGCTCGACACGCCGCAGGCGACCACAACAACGTGCACCTCGACGCCAGGCGGACCGGCGCGACAGCTGAGTGGATGCAGGCAGCGGGACGACCGCACGTACTCGCAGCGGCAGGCGCATCCCGCACACGTCCGCCCCCCGAAGTGCGCGTAGTTGCGCTCGACACCCCGCAGGCGGACGCAATTACGTGCTCCTCGACGCAGGCGGACCGGTGTGAGACGGGAGTGGATGCGCGAAAGCGGGGCGAGTTGCAGCACGTACCCGCAGCCCAGCGCGCGCATCCCGCACCTGTCCGCCCGCGAAGTGCACGTAGGTGCGCTCGACACGCCGCGGGAAGCCGCAACTACGTGCACCTCGACGCCAGGCGGACCGGTGTGAGACGGGAGTGGATGCGCGAAAGCGGGGCGAGTTGCAGCACGTACCCGCAGCCCGGCGCGCGCCTCCCGCACAGGGAAGAGCCCTCGAAGTGCACGTAGGTGCGCTCGACACGCCGCGGGAGGTCGCCACTACGTGCACCTCGACGCGAGGACGCGGCAGCAGGCACGCAAAAGGGGCGGCCTCCGCGAGGAGACCGCCCCTGTGCGAGCGTGTTACTTGCTGCTCTTGGTCGACTGGTCGTAGGCCTTCATAGCCGCTGCCTGCGCATCCTTCAGGGCCTCGCTCGGCGACTTGTTGCCGAGGAGCACCGACTGGATAGCGTTCTGCAGCTCCGTCTGGATCTGCTGGCCGGCCGGCGAAGCACCGAACGACTTTCCGTTGCCCACCACGTCGTAGTAGGTCGAGATCGCCTTGTCGAAGCCCGCGTTGCCGGACGGCTTCACGTACTTCTCACGCAGCGTCTTGTCGGCCTCCGGCGAACCCGTGAAGAGGCCGGTGTTGATCGCGCCCGGCGTCTTCTTCAGCGTCTCGGCACGGGCAGCGCCCGCAGCCTCCCACGCCTGCAGGTTGGTGAGGTTCAGCGCCCAGGCGCACGCGGCGTCCTTGTTCTTGGCGCCGGTCGGGATGACGAACGACGTTCCCGAGGCGACCGTGAACGGCTGGCCGTCCGGGCCCTTGAACGGGACAGCGCCGATGTCGACCTTGTCGACGAACGGGGTCAGCACGTTGACGTACCACTGGGCGTTGACCTGCGCGCCGACCTGGTCCTTCACGTACTGGTTGTTCTCACCGAAGGTGTCGAACGAGTCGGTGAAGCTCTTCACCTTGGCGTAGCCGCCCTGGGCGTCGGTGATCTGCTTGAGCACCTCGAGGCCCTTCTCGTTCTTCGAGTCGTCGAGGGTCGGCTTGCCGTCGCTGCCGATGATCTGTCCGCCGTAGCCGAGGATCCACAGACCGGCCTGGCCGCCCGCGACCGGGTCGAAGCCGAGCACGGACGGGTTGCCGCCGGACGACTTGTACATCTTCTTGATCGCGGCGACGAGGGTGTCCGGCTTGGACGTGTCGATCTCGGCGTCGGTCACGCCGGCCGCCTTCATGACGCGCTCGTTGGTGATGATCGCCGGCGGCTGGTAGAACTGCGGGACCGCGTAGACCTTGCCCTTGTACGTGATGTCGTCGATGACGGAGGGGTAGTAGCTGGACGTCGGGTCGACGTCGTGCACCTTGTAGCACTGGTCGAGCGGCTGGATGAGTCCCTGCGCCGCGTAGGTGGCGACGAAGTTGCGGTCCATCTGGACGACGTCCGGGACGTTTCCGCCGGCGACGCGGGTGGTGAACTTCTGCGCGTCGAACGGCGTCTGGTCGATCTTGATGGTGACGTCTTTGAGCTGGCTCTTGGCGTAGTCGATTCGGGAGGTGCCGACGTCGTCGGCGTTGTCGAAGCCCCAGGCGTTCAGGCTGCCTTTGGCGTCTTTGGAGAAGTCCCCGCCGGACGAGCTGCCGCCGCTGGAGCTGCAACCGGCGAGGAGCGCCACCGACGCGGTGAGTGCCAGCGCGGCGAAGGCGGTGTGCCTCTTGTTCATCTGATTTCCCTTCAGTGGTGTCGCAGCGGGCGTCCTCGCCCGTGCGAAGAGGTACGGGATCCCCTACTGCCGGGGTCTGAGCGACAGTATGGAAACCTTCCCACATCGCACGCTAATGCAGCGGTGACGCTCTTCACAAGGGGACCGGGTCCTCGGAGCCGGTTTTCGTTACTTGATCGTTTCTTACGCTTGAAGCTTGCGCTTCTCAAGCCCTAGGGTCGTATGGCAACGATGCCACATTCACCGCGAGGAAGGCCCTGATGCCCCGCATCCGCCGTTTACTGCTGCTCGGTCACACCCACCACGACGTCGGCTACACCAACAGCCCCCGCATCATCGACGGGATGCACGCGCAGATCGTGCGCGAAGTGATCCGGCTGGCCGACCAGGACGCCGCCGCGCCGGACGCTCCCGACCGCTTCCGCTGGACCTTCGAGGTGGCGCGGCCGGTGCTCGAATTCCTCCGAACGGCGACCCTCGCAGAAACGGCACGTCTGCGGGAGCTGGCCGCCGACGGCACCATCGCGGTCACCGGCGGGTACCTCAACATGACGCAGCTGCCCGACCTCGCCGAGTTCGAGGCCGCCTACCGGTCGCTCCAGCGCATCCGCGACGCCGGCATCCCGGTGCGCACCGAGCAGCATGGTGACGTGAACGGCATCGCCTGGGGCGTGGCCGATGCGATGCTGGACGCCGGCATCGACCGGCTCGTCATGGCGCTCAACCCCGACCACGGCCGCGCACCCCTGGAGCAGCCGAGCGTGTTCTGGTGGGAGGCGCCGTCCGGTCGCCGTGTCCTCACCCTGCTCTCCACGCACTACGGCTTCGGTGAGGAGTGGGGCATCGTCGACGGGGATGTCGCCCTCGCCGAGCAGCGCATCCTCGAGTTCGTCGAGCGCCTCGACGCGCGCGACGACTACCCGTTCGACACCGCGGTGGTGCACGCGGGCAACGACAACCGCTGGCCGACGGCGCTGTTCACCGGCGTGGTGCGGCACTGGAACGAGCGGCACCCCGACATGCCGATGGAGACCGCGACGATCGATACGGCGATGGATGCACTGGCCGCGCAGGCGCCCGCCGACCTGCCCGTGCTCCGTGGGGAGTGGGCGGACTGGTGGTCGCACGGCCACGGCTCCACCGCACGTGAGGTCGCCGTCTACCGCGAGGCGCGGCGGTTCGCGCTCTCTGCACGCGCGGCCCTCGACCTCGCCCGGGAGCGCGGGGAGGGCGAGCCGGCGCTCGCCACGGTCCTGGGCTACCGGCGTGGTCCGGTTCGCGTGCGCGACGACGCCGAGCTCGCGGCGACGTTCGAGCGGGTGGATGAGGAGCTCCTGCTCTTCGGCGAACACACCTGGGGCTCGTGGGAGACCTACTCCAAACCGCACTCGCATTTCAGCCATTCGCACTGGAACGCGAAGGCCGGCTTCGCCTACGGGGCCTGGGATCTCGCCCGCGACCTGAACGTCGAGTCGCTGTACCGCCTCGCGGCGTCCGGCCGCGAGGCAGAGCCTGCGGACGGCGTGCTGGTCGCCAACCTCACCGACCGCCGGCGCCGGGAGGCCGTCGAGGCGGAGGTCGGAGGGTCCCGCCGGGTGACGCTGGTCGCGGACGTGCACGCGTCGTCCGTCGTGGTGCTGCCCGCGCCCGCCGAGGAGCCCGCGGCCACGAGCGGAACGACCGTCGAGACGGGTCGTTTCCGGGCGACCGTCGACCCGGGGCGCGGCGGCGTCGTCTCGCTCGTGGACCTCCGGACCGGCCGGGAGCTGGTGGATGCGCAGGCACCGCACGGTCTAGGGGCCGTCGTCGCCGAGACGGTCACCACGGCCGGTCGCTCGCACGCCGTCTTCGACAACCCGAAGAACTTCAACCCCGGCTTCCCCGGCCCCGAGTTTGAGCGCTCGCACGCCGCATCCACCTCGTCGCCGGAGACGATCGAGACCGACGCCTACGCGCGCATCCGATGGTCGAGCGACCTCCCCGGGAGCCTCACTGCCACGCACACGCTCACCCTCTACCGCGACCTGGACGACATCGACCTCGCCGTGCACCTCGCGAAGCCCGAGCACTTCGGGCCGGAGAGCCTGTTCGTCGCCTTCCCGTTCGCGGTGGACCGCCCGGAGTTCCTGCTGGAGACCGCGGGCGCCGTCTTCGCCGCCGAGACCGAACAGCTGCCGGACACGTCGAAGGACTGGTACTCCGTGCAGCACGCCGTCGGCGTTCGCAGCGCCGACGGCGGATCGGCGATGCTGTGGGGCACGGTGGATGCGCCGCTCGTCCAGCTGGGCGGCTTCCACACCGGAAAGTGGGCGCGCACGCTCGATGCGCCGGTGGGGCACATCAACAGCTGGGTCATGAACAATCTGCACTTCACCAACTTCCAGGCGCGGCAGGAGTTCACCGGGACGCTGCATTACCGATTCCGCCCGGCGGAGGCGGCGGAGGGATCGGACGCTGTCGACCTGCGCGCGGAGGTCGCCGCATTCGGCGCCGACCTCGCCCTGCCGCTGCAGGCGCGCTCGTATGCCGGTCCGCTGGGGAGCTGACCGCCGCATCCTCGACCCGAACCTGGGAACGGCCTGCCAACCGGGCGGATCCGCCATCCGGTCGCGTCCTCGCCTCCGGAGGACTCCCTGGCGGGCGTTCCCTCCCCCGCCGGAGAACAGGCGCGGCATGCCGACGCGAACCCGAGGCGTGCACGGCATGCCGCGTCCTGTCCGGCCTCGCCGAAGCGGCCGTGTCGGATCGTCCGTACTCCTGGACATGGCGTCGGGCCCCGCCGATAGGGTGGTCGCACGGGCTGTCCGACGTGCGGGCGGCACGGACGACGTGAGGGGGTGCGCGTGGCGGAGGACGACGACCTCGCGATCAGGGTTCGCGGGCTGCACAAGCGGTTCGGCCAGAAGGTCGCGGTCGACGGGATCGACCTGGATGTGCCGTCCGGCAGCTTCTACGGGCTGGTCGGACCGAACGGCGCGGGCAAGACGACGACGCTCAGCATGGCGACCGGCCTGCTGCGTCCGGATGCCGGCGAGGTGCTCATCCACGGCGTCGACATGTGGAAGAACCCGCTCGCGGCGAAGGCGATGGTCGGCGTCCTGTCGGACGGCGTCCGGCTGTTCGACCGCCTGACCGGGCAGCAGCTCGTCGAGTACGCGGGACTCCTGAGCGGGATGGACCGCCCCACCGCCCAGCAGCGCACTCACGACCTGCTGCAGCTGCTCGACCTGGAGTCGGCGGGCGGCACGCTCGTCGTCGACTACTCCGCGGGCATGACGAAGAAGATCGCCCTCGCCGCCGCGATGGTGCACGCTCCGCGCGTTCTCGTGCTGGACGAGCCGTTCGAGTCGGTCGACCCGGTCTCGGCGGCGAACATCCGCGACATCCTCCGCACGTATGTCGACGGCGGAGGGACCGTGGTGGTCTCGTCGCACGTGATGGATCTGGTGGAGCGGATGTGCGACCACGTCGCCGTCATCACGGCCGGGCGCGTGGTCGCCGCGGGCTCGGTCGACGACGTGCGTGCGGGTTCGACGCTCGAGGACCGTTTCGTCGAGCTCGTCGGCGGACGCCGTGTCGGGGAGGGGCCGGAGTGGTTGCGACACTCGTAAGGCTGCGCCTGCTCGTCCTCAAGAACTCGTTCCGCCGCAGCACCGGGCAGCTGGTCGCCGTGATCATCGGCGCGATCTACGGCGCCGTCGGCCTCCTCGTCGTCCTCGGCGCGCTCGTCGGCCTCTCGTTCGCGCCCGCGGAGGTCGCGACCACCGCCGTGGTGCTCGCGGGCTCAGCGGCCGTGCTCGGCTGGGCGGTGCTGCCG
Coding sequences within:
- a CDS encoding LacI family DNA-binding transcriptional regulator produces the protein MIENDADGTQRRATLKDVALAAGVSQSTTSRALSGEGYVAAGVRERVLAAAESLGYVPHAMARSLRKQDSRTIGVLVSDLRNAFYADLAAGIAARARREGYTMMLVDDQGSTEAEMDAARAFVATRVAGVIVTPLSGDVSNYLMRQHIPVIEADRQFSAGRCDAVIIDNAGVAKRMTDHLIDLGHRRIALFIDETTWTTGGERAAGYRSSLEGSGIPADPSLVISTGWDADGARKSAIDILARRDHPTAIFAANNLLAEGVWRATNDLGLRIPEDVSVVSFDDSEWMSMVSPGITAVAQDAVSLGETALDRLLGRLQDPAAEPQTIVLEAQVLPRGSTAAPRAL
- a CDS encoding MFS transporter; its protein translation is MTSPSPSLFASRDFRLLLIGQTTSQLGAQVSGVALPLLAVVSLDATPFEVGMLGAASTVAFAVLGLPAGAWIDRMRRRPLLVASDLVRAVLLATIPLAAVFGLLTMGQLLVVSLLAGVARVFFDVGYRSYLPAVIGRERVLAGNSSLEFVRASGQVAGPALGGVLVSLIGAATVVLVQAGTFAVSALCLLGIRAREEEPTAPEHRRRMRTEIAEGLGFVFRSRVLRSTALASALSNFSFAIASAVNIVFLSRTLGLSPALIGIVIAVGSVTVMIGAAFTTRLSRAVGSVRIVWLSLAVTAPLSLLGAFAQPGWWTLLIVLGIAAGEFGQIVYAITQVSVRQQICPDRVLGRVNATMQVVVMGLFPVGAIVGGLLGDAIGARWTLIVAGMLLLACPVILWTSLRGVREVADLPAPADA
- a CDS encoding extracellular solute-binding protein, whose amino-acid sequence is MNKRHTAFAALALTASVALLAGCSSSGGSSSGGDFSKDAKGSLNAWGFDNADDVGTSRIDYAKSQLKDVTIKIDQTPFDAQKFTTRVAGGNVPDVVQMDRNFVATYAAQGLIQPLDQCYKVHDVDPTSSYYPSVIDDITYKGKVYAVPQFYQPPAIITNERVMKAAGVTDAEIDTSKPDTLVAAIKKMYKSSGGNPSVLGFDPVAGGQAGLWILGYGGQIIGSDGKPTLDDSKNEKGLEVLKQITDAQGGYAKVKSFTDSFDTFGENNQYVKDQVGAQVNAQWYVNVLTPFVDKVDIGAVPFKGPDGQPFTVASGTSFVIPTGAKNKDAACAWALNLTNLQAWEAAGAARAETLKKTPGAINTGLFTGSPEADKTLREKYVKPSGNAGFDKAISTYYDVVGNGKSFGASPAGQQIQTELQNAIQSVLLGNKSPSEALKDAQAAAMKAYDQSTKSSK
- a CDS encoding ABC transporter ATP-binding protein; protein product: MRVAEDDDLAIRVRGLHKRFGQKVAVDGIDLDVPSGSFYGLVGPNGAGKTTTLSMATGLLRPDAGEVLIHGVDMWKNPLAAKAMVGVLSDGVRLFDRLTGQQLVEYAGLLSGMDRPTAQQRTHDLLQLLDLESAGGTLVVDYSAGMTKKIALAAAMVHAPRVLVLDEPFESVDPVSAANIRDILRTYVDGGGTVVVSSHVMDLVERMCDHVAVITAGRVVAAGSVDDVRAGSTLEDRFVELVGGRRVGEGPEWLRHS